agagagatgactttctctacttttgagagtgtttcactctgggtggagaaatgacttgtctttattttcggataggggaaggattgtctacatctcacctccctcatacaccactcatgtggtattgggttttgttgttgttgtatagatTTATTATTTTTAGATGGCCTTTATTTATATAGTTCTCGACTAGAAGTACATATAACCAATCAATTCATACTATAGGGCAATGGTCAATTTCATTTGCTTTCGACGGTGTATCTGGGTAACATCACTAGATCAACCAACTCTTTAGTGACCAACAACGCTTTTCGAAGATTTTGATGAATTCTTAATATAGCGTGGAGAGAAGGTCATAATTATGCGTTCATTAACTTTGCCAGCTGTGAACAAACTTTGGACGCCATCTGTCATATGGACTGGAAGATGCTACATGCAAGGAAGGTGAGAGTGGGGTTTGAGAAATTTTAAAACAATCCTCGAATTCAAGGCAAGATTACAGACGACCTTCTGCTCCATATGGGAAAACTAAAAGTAATTCTTATGCtaatgagaagaagaaatatggtGACGCACGTAAGAAACTTGAGCTTCAACTGGATGATGAGATAAGAGAAAGCTTAGATCGTACCACTACTGGAAAAACCCCAATTGGGGACAACAAAATTTTgtttttagggacgacatgtcgtcctcaATAATCTtgcgggacgacatgtcgtccccataAAGTCGTCCCCAGTGTTCTGTCGCGAAAAGTTTTTCGGGACGACTGATTTTTTTTAGGGACGACGGTGGGACCCACTTTGACTTTTCAATTGTTAATCTTGTCCATTTTTTGGGGACGACTTTTAGGGACGGCATGTCGTCCCTAaagaaataatattaaaaaaatcatttttccaacgaattaataattataatatttttaatctaATTGGGACGActctttagggacgacatgtcgtctctaaaaaaataatattaaaatatcctattttcattctaaataataataataatattaaaatgtaaTTGGGGACGACAAAAGGGTACAACATGTCGTCCCCAATAAGCTGTTATCGTTTTTGGGCCGATTAAAAACTGCTTTTCCAGCCGTAAAAACGGCACATTTAAACCAAATCAAAACCTGTTGCACAAAACACAATATATTTCACAAACACAAGCTCAACATTAATTAAAACATGTCCGAAACATTATCCAACCGTTACAAACTTAATCCGAATACTAAAAGATTACAATCCGACACAAAGTTTACAACCTTAAAACATTATCCAAAGTTTACAAACTTAAACCAAATCCGAATAGCAAACAAACTTACAAACTTACCTTGCTTCATCTTCATTTTCTTCATCACTTTCGCTTTGAGACGCACCACTTTCTTccatgtcttcatcgtcatcacctTCGTCTTCACCTTCGGTTTCTTGAGTTTGATTGGGGGTTGGGAAAAAAGATTGCCATTGGGGCGGGATTGCCATATTGTTAAAGGCAAAAGTATCGTATACCGCTTCCTTTAGCAATGGGTTTTCGGAACCCGGTGGTGGTGGTCGTCTTGTTTGacaagttgatgatgaagatgatgtactAGCCGATCCGGGTAACGTTTTACCCACTCCGCGACGGTACCCGCGACGTTTGCCTAAAACTTCCAACATAATGACTTCATCACTCCTTTCCGGATATTTTTCTTTTAATTTCAACATTTTTTCCTACATagttaacaaatattattattagtattatcatataacAATACGACAACCCATATTCACCATTTGacccatatacacatatacatatacttatattgacCATATTGACTAAATGACTCAATTGGGGACGATTTTAATCCACATTGACCCCAATTGACCATTTGACCCATATTGACCATTTGAcccgtatatacatatacatatacttatattgacCCATATTGACTAATTGACTCAATTTAACCCAATTTTAACCCATATTGACCATTTGgcccacatatacatatacatatacttatattgacCAATTGACTTCATTTAAATCAATTTTAACCCATATTGACCAATTGACTAAATTTAACCCAATTTTAAcccaattgacttttgttgacttcgtttgactttatatatatatatatatatatatatatatatatatatatatatatatatatatatatatatatatatatatatatatatatatatatgtaagtacttACGTGGTTCACCCTAGCTTTATCCCCACTCCATCCACCTTTCTTAAAAGTGTGGTTGTTCTTGAAGTTTTCGATAAGACTCGGAGGATCCAGAGAGGCCTGCAAACACATATTAATATTTGACCATTTAAAATTTACAGACACGTATTAATATTTTCCATAAACTAAAGTTAAAAATAGGATTTACCACACGGTCGGCAATTGACCTGCTACCCTGCGTACTGGCGTATTCCATCTTCGCCCTATTTTTCTTGTTCTGCGCAGAACGAGCCCGGAATTTACTTGAAAGCATTAGGTCCACAAATGGGTCCCATAGACGTTGTTGAACATTCGGTGGGGGTCGGTTTCGAAGGTTATTGGGAAGTGCGTACCTATAacacccctgatttttttttaatatacagcGGAAGTCCTGtttataaaatttattaattatgtaaaagaCATCTCGATTACATGTCAGCATataatatcacacaatatcatcaacatgtaataattcactaacatgttaaccattatctaaacatggcaatCGGATATAACACTAATCTAATAAATAGAGTAAACAACAGTAGCACGTCTTGCTActcaaactctatccggagatagacccactcaccgatcgcCAGCAAAActcagtagtctaatgtcaccgagtcttctcctcgtcttaatcacctgagaataaacactaaACAAGTTAGTAAACCGTACCACATTTACCAACTactttacattatatatatatatatatatatatatatatatatatatatatatatatatatatatatatatatatatatatatatatatatatatacacttacacatatatatacatatatacatacactatatacataaatatatacactTACACttccacatatatatatacatacactatatatatatatatatatatatatatacacttacacATATACATATCACT
This genomic window from Rutidosis leptorrhynchoides isolate AG116_Rl617_1_P2 chromosome 2, CSIRO_AGI_Rlap_v1, whole genome shotgun sequence contains:
- the LOC139891619 gene encoding uncharacterized protein → MLSSKFRARSAQNKKNRAKMEYASTQGSRSIADRVASLDPPSLIENFKNNHTFKKGGWSGDKARVNHEKMLKLKEKYPERSDEVIMLEVLGKRRGYRRGVGKTLPGSASTSSSSSTCQTRRPPPPGSENPLLKEAVYDTFAFNNMAIPPQWQSFFPTPNQTQETEGEDEGDDDEDMEESGASQSESDEENEDEAR